The Salmonirosea aquatica DNA window ATGCCCCCACCTGCGCAGCCCGTTTGAGCAGGCCCGCCTGCTGGCGCAAGGAATGCAGTCCACCTGGACGCCTTTCTCGGATACCTACACCCAAGCGCTCTACCAAAAATTACAGGCGGAGTTGTCTGAGGATAAAACCTCAGTTGCGCCGAAGCGGCTATTTCGGCTGGTACCAAAGTGGGCTTACGCGTCAGCAGCATCACTGTTGCTGGCGGCGGGTCTTTCTGGCTACTGGTACTTCTTCCGGGAGAGACTTATACAAACCGGCAATGCCGAACTGACCACGGTGATGCTCTACGACGGTTCGGTGGTGACGCTCAACGCAAATAGTCAACTGCGGTTACCCGGGCGCGCTTCGTGGCGGGGGCAGCGGCAGGTATGGCTCTCTGGTGAAGCTGCGTTTGCCGTGCGCCGACAGCCCGGTGACCGGACTTCTTCCTTCCGCAAGTTCACTGTCCATACCCACCGGGCCGACGTGGTAGTACTGGGAACGCATTTCACGATTTACACCCGTCCCCAGCGTACACAGGTGTTGCTCGAAGAAGGCCGTATTGCGCTGGCCGACCCCGCCACCCGTGAGATCCAGACCATGCAGCCAG harbors:
- a CDS encoding FecR family protein; protein product: MKQYADYAPFGADDFLTDPLFREWVARPTPEIDAYWRGLLKTCPHLRSPFEQARLLAQGMQSTWTPFSDTYTQALYQKLQAELSEDKTSVAPKRLFRLVPKWAYASAASLLLAAGLSGYWYFFRERLIQTGNAELTTVMLYDGSVVTLNANSQLRLPGRASWRGQRQVWLSGEAAFAVRRQPGDRTSSFRKFTVHTHRADVVVLGTHFTIYTRPQRTQVLLEEGRIALADPATREIQTMQPGQLAAYTGEENAPLVAQIAPDRQRTLTAWRENRLVFDNASMTELARRFSEVYGLKLILNDKAFIGQEFRGELPVDNLDKALLIVGETFAMNPVRADDQVYFVPK